A portion of the Melanotaenia boesemani isolate fMelBoe1 chromosome 2, fMelBoe1.pri, whole genome shotgun sequence genome contains these proteins:
- the LOC121647890 gene encoding pyrroline-5-carboxylate reductase 1, mitochondrial-like — MSVGFIGAGQLAHALVRGFSAAGVIATHRITASSPDTDLPTVQQLRKLGVNFTISNKETVSKSDVLFLAVKPHIIPFVLDEIGPDIEDRHLIVSCAAGVTISSIEKKLQQYRSTPKVMRCMTNTPVVVREGATVYATGTHAEVEDGKLLEQLMASVGYCTEVEEDLIDAVTGLSGSGPAYAFTAVEALADGGVKMGLPRRLAVHLGAQALLGAARMLLDSEQHPGQLKDNVCSPGGATIHALHVMESGGFRSLLINAVEASCVRTRELQSLADQEKISPAAIKKTTLDKVLQQPGVNADTVGVRSRGISIFNSNNPRVKKN; from the exons ATGAGTGTGGGTTTCATAGGAGCGGGCCAGTTGGCTCACGCTCTGGTGAGAGGCTTCTCGGCTGCAG GTGTGATTGCCACACACAGAATCACAGCCAGCTCTCCAGACACAGACCTCCCCACAGTTCAGCAGCTCCGG AAATTAGGTGTGAATTTCACCATCAGCAACAAGGAGACTGTGAGCAAAAGTGACGTCCTCTTCCTGGCCGTGAAGCCCCACATCATTCCTTTTGTACTTGATGAGATTGGACCAGATATCGAAGACCGTCACCTTATTGTGTCCTGTGCTGCGGGTGTCACTATTAGCTCCATAGAGAAG AAGCTGCAGCAATATCGCAGCACTCCAAAAGTAATGCGCTGCATGACCAACACTCCTGTAGTAGTACGTGAAGGAGCCACTGTCTATGCCACGGGCACACATGCAGAGGTGGAAGATGGAAAGCTTCTGGAACAACTGATGGCCAGCGTTGGCTACTGCACTGAGGTGGAAGAAGACCTGATTGATGCTGTCACTGGCCTGAGTGGCAGTGGCCCAGCTTAC GCATTCACAGCCGTAGAGGCTCTTGCTGATGGTGGAGTGAAAATGGGCCTGCCCAGGAGACTGGCTGTACATCTAGGAGCTCAAGCACTGCTG GGAGCTGCTCGCATGTTGCTAGACTCAGAGCAGCACCCTGGGCAGCTCAAGGACAATGTGTGTTCACCAGGGGGCGCCACCATCCATGCCCTTCATGTTATGGAGAGCGGGGGCTTCCGAAGCCTCCTCATAAATGCTGTAGAGGCCTCCTGTGTAAGGACTAG AGAACTTCAGTCTTTGGCTGACCAAGAGAAGATCTCTCCAGCTGCCATAAAGAAGACAACTCTGGACAAAGTGCTTCAGCAGCCAGGAGTCAATGCAGACACTGTTGGAGTCAGATCTCGTGGGATCAGCATCTTTAACAGCAATAACCCCAGGGTCAAGAAAAACTGA